The Leptospiraceae bacterium DNA segment TGGAAACCATTGCAATGTGAGAATATGCAAAAATCCTGACAGGTACCCATAGCCTATTTCCTTAGTTTTATGCAATCTTGTTATCTTAAATTTAAAATCAATACCTCCCTTTTGTTTTGATTTTAAATCAATTAACTCTGTATAATTTATCGAATTTTGAACTACAGCTTTTAAATCATTACAGGCATATAGAACTGATAGACTCTTATGAGATCTCCAATCGCGGAGTTCAAAAAAATTAGCCGCTTCGGTTTTCTCATTGCATTCAACGTCAAAATTTATGTTAGTAATAATATTTTTTTCTGCTTTCCATTTTTGTTCATTTTCTAACCGAAAATTTCTAAAGAAGGAACAATTAAAAAGCAGAATGATAATTACAGGTAAGTATATATTCATTGCTATTTTCCTATTTAACATTAGCGAAGAATATACAGGCAGCCTGACTAACTGGATCGTTTGATACGGCTGATGCTGCGCAACTTACGATTGCGGAATTTATATGCTTTGAATCGAATTTATCTGCGTTGTTATCTGCCGCTACTCCAATAGGAAGTAAACCAAGCTGCAACAAAGTAGCAGAATCTCCTGCAAAGGTTTCTCTCTCTACCCCATATGGATCAGGATCCTTACTATTTTGAGGGTGCGGATTCATGGCAAGTAATCCACTACCTACTGTAAATATTACTCCTACGGCACCGAGAAATCCAACTATATTCCCATAAGCTCTTCCCGCGCGTCTGTATTTCTTCTTTCTATCAATCTGTGCTCCGAGCATATACCCGTCAACGGCTCCTTCTGCACCGTTTAACATGTAGCCAATAGCAGCCATTTTTAAATCACTATCTAAACCTTTCTCTAAATACGGCTCCGAGAGTGATCTGTATCCTCCACCGGCTACCATTATAGATAGTCCGTCTTTCATTGTTTTGGCATCGGTCATCAAGTATGCGGCATACGCATTAATCCCCTTCTGAACCCGTGCATTATTTTCTGCTCGTTGCTCTCGTCTATTAACTTTATGCCCATGCATCCAGCCGGCAATAGCGCCCGCTTCCTTGCTTCCCTGAGGCGCAGTCAAATATCCCATTATTGCATAAGCCTGTTGCGTAGAAATTTTATTCCCACTTCTATCCCCAAACTTAACCGGATTTCCCTCAACATACATATACCGGTTCATACCCATTATCCTCTCAGGAAACGCCATCGAATCCGCCTGCAAGAATCGCCCAATGACCGGATCATAATACCTCGCCTTGTAATACATCAAACCAGACTCTTTATCTTCTTCCTGCCCCGTAAACTTAAACTTCGAAATATCCGGACCACCAGAATCCGTCCTCAAAATCTCCCCGTAAGGTTTGTAAGATATATGCGATTTACCAGTATTATCCGTAACGATATTTCCATTTCCATCTGTAATCATCGTGATACTTCCTAAATGATCTGGATGTAAAAAATACATCCCAGTCACAGGAACTAACGACGAGTTACCACCGACGCTACCGTTAGCACCACTAACACCATACGGCGTATAACCACCATCACCCACACTTGCTGTATTCGAATTGACTCCACTTGCAAGTAACATCCAAGGAGCATTTTTACTTTTATCTCCTCCAATCACACCGCATTGTGTGAATGTGAATAGGATGGATATGCTTGCCACAGAGGCACAGAGGCGCAGAGGGAAAAGAGGGTTTTTTGAGAGGTCATCGTTTATTCCAGTGCGTGATGGTAAAGAGAGTTTGTATAAAATTTGGGATAACAAATAAACCATCACTATTAACATAATCCATAATCCCACTCTAAACTCCACACGGCTAACAACCGTATATCCCCTGACGACACCTTTAACCCAATAAAACTTTACTGCATTCAAATAGTATGTCGAACAAGAACCAGCAACTTCATCGCAGAAAAAGCTTTTTGCACTAGTTGTCATTTCGAGAGCCTTGGTTGATGAGCCTGTCGAATCCACAATGACCGCTTTATTCAAAGTAGCCGCTACTCCGTTAGAGCCGGGGGGAAAGTCATCTCCTTTAGCAAAGGAGAGTAGACCGGAAGATGAAGCAACATCGAAAAAGTCAGAGGATTTACTAGAACTAACATCATCCCCACGCAACACAGCATCATTCCTAGTCATCTGTGCAAATACATCACCATACAATCCTTTGAAGTATAAAGTATGCGGTACACCTTCACTACCAGTCTTGGTTATTTCGTATAATCCGTCGAAATTGTAAGTAATCACTCCACTGTTTTTAGCCTTCTTACGAATTCGATTTCCCGTTGAGTCATACAGATACTCAAACGTATCCCCTCCACCAGTAACTATCTGCTTTAATTTCCCTTGTCCATTGTAAGTCATCGTATCAGTAGCACGTGTTTCCATATTACCCGATTCATCATAAGAATAATCAATCGTTCCTGTGCTAGGACTCGTTACAGATGTAACAGCATGTTTAGCTCCAGCGTGATTAGCATTCCCGTATGTATATACAAAAGGTTGTGTAAGACCGGACATTGAGCCTGTCGAAATGTCAACTAAGCTGAGAGACTTTTTCATCAAATTCCCATTATCGCCATAAGTATAAGTCTCAACGCCATACTTACCCTTAGCCTCTGTCAAACGATTCTGACTATCATATAAAAACTCTTGGGTCCTCGATGGTTCAATTTTATCTTCTATCTTCGTTATATTATTCTTTTCATCATACGTATTCATTGTTTGGGCGTTACGGCGAACCAAGTGAATAAGAATGATTAAACGCATTAAGAGCAGATACTCCACGTAATGCGCCGTCAGGCTGTCCGCTAAGGTCAATAAATTGCGATTAGCCGCAGAGACAAAGCTCTGTTGGAGAATGCAATTTATTGACCACGCTTCCATCCTTAACGCGGGGCTTGGTTGTATGTTTGGGTTATTCATTCTATTTGCCATTAGCCTTTCTCAAGTCTTCATAGTCTTTCTTAATACGTTTCATTTCTTCGAGTAAGGCAGCTTCATCCATTTTATCATACTTTTCAGTTCTTAGGACATAATCGTTATAACACCTAGCGGAACAATTAGCGAACAAAAGCACAGAGGCTAATATTAAGTAGCTTTTCATGGCTCGAACTCCTTGACCAAAGTATTTACTAAGTAGTAAGCATAAGCCTCCATCCTTTCTGAAGAAAAACTGACAGAATGCTTAAGATTTGTTACTGCAAAGGGTAAAACCAAAAGTATTCCTCCTTGATGGTGTGGAAATCTTCTGACTTTTTCTTTTTTCCCTTTAATTTCTAGTCTGTAAATTGTATCAACGGTGTAAGCTACACTAGAAAAAACTGGAATAAATAAACTATCCCAAAAGCAGGCATACTGTCCAAAAGTAATCACATGAATATGTATTTTGATATTTGCCTCCTTCTCATTTTGGATTATCCCAGCCCTTTTCATTTTAGATAGAATAATGCCTTCGACAAACCTTTCTTTTTCTCCTTCTTTCGCATATTGCTGAATGTAGTTTGAACAACTCAGTTGATTTATATTTGAATCATAGGTAAACAGTATATTAGCCGTTATTTGCTTTTGTAGACTTAATTTTGACTCAACTATCTTCTGACCAGCTTGATCTAAGAAATAATTTAACTCATCGTCATAAATATCCTTTAAACCATCCGGATCGTATTTTAGATATGGCTTCTCAACAATGCATTGTGAAAACAAAGTAAATAGTAGGATTAAATAGTATTTATAGATCATATTTTCTCAATCCATGTTTATAATATCCCCAGGCGAATGCCATGTTAGCAAGCGGATCCGATCCCTGATTACTAAATGCAATTGCTAAAATTATCGCTTCTAATCTGAGCCAATCTTTCCTGCGCCCTTCTGACTTCTCTCTCACGTCAGTACCGTAGTCATAAGCTTTTCCAATACCACTGAAAAACCCACTAATTATATTTTCGGTGTGTTCACCGTGAGAAACTTTTCTTCCAGTAACTGATGTGTATTCATGTGCATCTTTAGCCTCCGCACTCATACTCAGCGTAAACAGACCAGCAAGTCCAACACCGAAGACACTTAGAAAAACACTATATTGTAATATTTCCATAAGATCAGAAAACGAAACTCCCATATCATTCTGTGCCGCAAACTGTGCAGTTGCTCCGAGCATAAAAGCGTATTCGCCAAGAGCTGTATTCATTAAAAATAATCCGGCGAGCGTATCTTTATTATTTGCTAATATATGAGTTGGTTTGTGATACTCTCTTCCTAAACGACGGTTCCACTGATCTTGAACTCCTTTTATTCCTGATTTTGCCCACTGTATTCCACCTCTTGCATTTTCAGATGTATAATTTTTATAATTCCCAATTTTAGCTGCAATTGTAAATCCTCCAGTTAGATTAGCTATTAAGTTATTGCCTGTTCTATGCCCATCCGGATCACGATACTTCATCGGATTCCCATCAACATACATATACCGATTCATCCCAAACGTAGACTCCGGCATAATAACACTATCCGCTTGCAAAAATCTCCCGATCATCGGGTCATAATACCTAGCCTTGTAATACATCAAACCAGACTCTTTATCTTCTTCCTGCCCCGTAAACTTAAACTTCGAAATATCCGGACCACCAGAATCCGTCCTCAAAATCTCCCCGTAAGGTTTGTAAGATATATGCGACTTACCTTCACTATCCTTACCAGTCACCACATTCCCATTTCCATCCGTAATCATCGTGATACTTCCTAAATGATCTGGATGTAAAAAATACATCCCAGTCACAGGAACTAACGACGAGTTACCACCACCGCTACCACTCGAACCACTTCCTCCATATGGCGTATAACCACCATCACCCACACTTGCTGTGTTTGAATTAACTCCACTTGCGAGCAACATCCAAGGAGCATTTTTACTTTTATCTCCTCCAATCACACCACATTGTGTGAATGTGAATAGGATGGAAATTGTTAGCAGTGGAGTAACAGTTTTTGCCACAGAGGCACGGAGCCACAGAGAAGATTCTAAAATGTCATCGTTTATTCCAGTGCGTGATGGTAAAGAGAGTTTGGATAAAATTTTAGATAACAAATAAACCATCACTATTAACATGATCCATAATCCCACTCTAAACTCCACACGGCTAACAACCGTATATCCCTTCACAATCCCTTTCACCCAATAAAACTTTATTGTATTCAAATAATACTCTGAACACGATCCAGCTACCTCACTACAAAAGAAATCTTTCACGAAAGAGCCGGGGGGAAAGTCATCTCCTTTAGCAAAGGAGAGTAGACCGGAAGATGAAGCAACATCGAAAAAGTCAGAGGATTTACTAGAACTAAAATCATCCTCACGCCGCAACACAGCATCTCCTCTAGTCATTTGAGCAAACACATCACCATACAGACCTTTGAAGTATAAAGTATGCGGTACACCTTCGCTACCAGTCTTGGTTATTTCATATAATCCATCAAAATTGTAAGTAATCACTCCACTGTTTTTAGCCTTCTTACGAATTCGATTGCCCGTTGAGTCATACAGATACTCAAACGTATCCCCTCCACCAGTAACTATCTGCTTTAATTTCCCTTGTCCATTGTAAGTCATCGTATCAGTAGCACGTGTTTCCATATTACCCGATTCATCATAAGTTTTCGTTTGGGCGTTACGGCAAGCATACAGGATAAGCAATATTATTCTGTAATATAGTAACACATAATACTGTTCTGCCGTCAGGCTGTCAGCTTCGGTCAATAAATTGCGATTTTTTGAGTTAGTTAAAGCCATTTGCACTAGGCAATTTATTGACCACGCTTCCATCCTTAACGCGGGGCTTTGGTGTACGTTTAGGTTATTCATTCTATTTGCCATTAGCCTTATTGCTTTTCCTTTCCATCTGATAGACCAAAGAAAGGCTTGTATTGATTGGTGAAACAAGGAGCATGACCTGGACTTCCTAGATATTTTTCACACTTTTCACAAAATTTTTGACAGGAATATGCTCTAAATGCACATAGAGAATTTAACTGATCTTTATTAGGAACTACTAATACAAAGGTGATGTAGCAACTAGCAAAGGCATCATTGCAACCATTATCAGCATAGCAGGCACTTTTATATGAACCCCATGAATCGCTACATTTAGTTACAACAAATAAAAGTATTAGAAAAATTAATAGTTGAGGTAATATTTTTTTCATTTTATAAAACCGCCTATTAAATCTCCAGATTCTGCACCACTTTCTCCATAAGATCCCCCATCCTCTCCAAGTGCAAACCGCCCAAACCTCCTACCAGCTTTAGCAATTTCTACTCCAATCCCAAACTTAATTAACGATCCAACTCCGTACGCCCCAGCCAATGCATAGAAACTACCGTAAGTTGTACCCACAGCAATAGCGGTAGATATTACTACATTAGCGAGAACTAAACTAACCGTAAATGAAAACATGAACGTGAACAATCCAACCATAGCCTGTCCTAAATTCATCTGCTGTATGCCATCAATTATATGGTCGTCAGTCCATTTACCAAGTTTATTTACCCCATTGAGATGGTGATGTTTACCATAAACCAATTGACTATATGTATTAGCCGCATTATGAAATCCCTTACTTCCCCATTCTGCACCACCCTTCATGCTTTTCGCTGCCCATTTCACTCCTTGCGAAATATTCCTTATTGCAGCATCTCTATCACTCCGACGGATAATACCATTAGTCCCAAACTCACCTTTTAACACACTGTTTATATCATTAAAATTAATTTTGATTTGTGGCATTGAAAAATATTTTGTGATTTCTTTTGGTAAACCAGGAAAGGATGCGTGTCCACTCGGATCTCGATAATTAACAGGCGAACCTTCCACATACATATACCGATTCATCCCAAACGTAGACTCCGGCATAATAACACTATCCGCTTGCAAGAATCTCCCAATCACCGGATCATAATACCTCGCCTTATAATACATCAAACCCGATTCCTTATCCTCTTCCTGACCAGTAAACTTAAACTTAGAAATATCAGGACCACCAGAATCCGTCCTCAAAATCTCCCCATAAGGTTTGTAAGATATATGCGACTTACCTTCACTATCCTTACCAGTTACAACATTCCCGCTTCCATCCGTAATCATCGTGATACTTCCCAAATGATCTGGATGTAAAAAATACATCCCCGTCACAGGAACTAACGACGAGTTACCACTACTGCTACCACTCGAACCACTTCCTCCGTAAGGCGTATAACCACCATCACCCACACTTGCTGTATTCGAATTGACTCCACTTGCAAGTAACATCCAAGGAGCATTTTTACTTTTATCTCCTCCAATCACACCGCATTGTGTGAATGTGAATAAGATGGAAATGGTTGCCACAGAGGCACAGAGGCGCAGAGGGAAAAGAGGGTTTTTTGAAATGTCATCGTTTATTCCAGTGCGTGATGGTAAAGAGAGTTTGGATAAGATTTGGGATAACAAATAAACCATCACTATTAACATGATCCATAATCCCACTCTAACCTCAACACGGCTAACAACCGTATATCCCTTCACAATACCTTTCACCCAATAAAACTTTACTGCATTCAAATAATACTGAGAACAAGCCTGTCCTGAGCTGGACTCCCCTGAGCTTGCCGAATGGGTCGAACGGAAACCAGAAACATCGGCACAAAATGAAAGTCCCGAAATGAACCCTCCTAACCTCTGTGTCTCTGTGCCTCTGTGGCTAAAATCATCCCCAGGCAACACAGCATCACTTCTCGTCATCTGTGCAAATACATCACCATACAGACCTTTGAAGTATAGCGTATGAGTCTCGCTTACTGGAGTTCGAGTTATTTCGTATAATCCATCGAAGTTGTAAGTAGTGGTTTCACTGTTCTTAGCCTTCTTACGAATTCGATTGCCCGTTGAGTCATACAGATACTCAAACGTATCCCCTCCACCAGTAACTATCTGCTTTAATTTCCCTTGTCCATTGTAAGTCATCGTATCAGTAGCACGTGTTTCCATATTACCCGATTCATCATAAGAATAATCAATCGTTCCTGTGCTAGGACTCGTTACAGATGTAACAGCATGTTTATTATTAGCATTCCCGTATGTATATACAAAAGGTTGTGTAAGACCGGACATTGAGCCTGTCGAAATGTCAACTAAACTGAGAGACTTTTTCATCAAATTCCCATTATCGCCATAAGTATACGTCTCAACGCCATACTTACCCTTAGCCTCTGTCAAACGATTCTGAGCGTCATACTTAAACTCTTGTGTCCGCGAATTGTCTAGTTGATCTTGTATCTTAATCATATTATTTCTTTCATCATAACTGTAAGCTATCTGGTTTACTACATGCACACCGTCAAGCTTAGTAAAAAGTCCCGTTGGACGGCGTTTAATCGGATCGTATAGAATCTCTTGCTTCACTCTATTTCCCGTCTCGCGGATAATCTTGAATATCTTCTTATCATCACTCGTTGTCTCTACCACAGGTCCCGCATAACTCCCAACAGTATGACCGAAGGAAGTACCGTTAAATGTATCCATTGTAATCCCACTAAAATGTCCTGTCGGAGCATACTTCTGATATACCTTCGTCCCATCTGGATACGTCGTAGACTCCAAACGATTTTGTATATCAAATGTCCTGCGAAATATAACTTTCAAATCATCGATATCTCTTTTCTGGTAAACCCGATTCCCACGTATATCATAACCCAGTTCCAAAGTCCCACCAGCATCTACCACCTTCGTAAGCCTTCCGTTGGCAAACTTGTCTTTGCCGCCTTCGTCATAGGTTAATATCGTACTGCCGTCTGGTGTTGCTCCTGTCACCGCAGGATCAACTTTGTCGTCTGAAGTGTGGCTAACAAGCGTTGGTCTATTCAGTTTATCATACGTAAACGTAGTAGTAACATTATTCGCAGTTTTCTGAGTCTTGATATTCCCAAACGCATCATACGTGTAAACAGTAGTCCCAGAATTCGGATCACTAACGGAAATCTTTCTCCCCGCGTCATCATACATAGTCGTAGTCTCACCATTCTCTGGATCAAAAATCTTCGTTGTCCTTCCTGCTCTGTCGTATTGGTATTTAAGAGACTTACCGTCTACCGTTCGAGTTAGCACTTGACCTTTTACATTTTTGATTAATTCCATCGTAGAAATTAACGTCCCACTTTCTCCATAAGTTTCCATCTTCTCATTAAACCCAGTATACGTCGGAACAGAATAACTTTTATCAGGATTCACAACCTTAGTCACATACCCATCATACTGATGATACGTGTAAGCCGTATAATGCATCTCAGTTTCTATACCTTGAAGAAATGGATTCGATTTCCTGGTCACCTGACCCTTCGCATCATACTCGGTAGTCTCTACAATAAACTTACCCTGAACACCTGGAGATTCTTTACGAATACTTCTTCCAAGTAAATCAAAGTATTCACTTGCCACTGCCTCTGTCCCATCAGCGTTTACTACTGATTTGGCTACGGAGTAAAAGTAACTCCCTTCTCCCCTTGGGAGAAGGGTCGGGGATGAGGGCTTGTATTCGTAATCTGTATATTCATACCGCTCTACATAAGACTCAGACCCAGGAGGGATAATCTTAATTACCCTACCTTTTTTATCATACTCCTTTCTCAATACCCCACCATTTGCGTCAGTCGTAGTAAGCTCCAATCCAAGTGAAGTATCATAAGTCTTGGTCACAATAAAGTCAGCAGGTTTATTCGTAACTTGCGTAATATAATTATGAACCACAGTGTCATAATCATAAATTGTTTCCCTGTCATCAACCGGATTTGTGACCGATTTCTGGTTTCCATGTTCATCCAGCGTTATAATCGAAGTAGCCGCACCAACTGTCCCAGCCATATTCGTAACCGTTATCCCAGTTTTCCCTGAATACGAATACGTTGTGTTCTCCACTTCCATCCCATCAATATCCTTTGTAACCCGCGTAGGACGATTGAGTATCCAGTTCGTCGTATCATGTTCAAAACTACTAGTTTCCGTTATCGTAGAGTCAGCCGAATGAGTTATTTTCTTTTGTAAGTTCCCATATTTATCATACGAATTGTCCGGATCATTAGGATTATTAGGATCTTTCTGACGCAAATCCTGGGTAGTTG contains these protein-coding regions:
- a CDS encoding RHS repeat-associated core domain-containing protein, giving the protein MRLIILIHLVRRNAQTMNTYDEKNNITKIEDKIEPSRTQEFLYDSQNRLTEAKGKYGVETYTYGDNGNLMKKSLSLVDISTGSMSGLTQPFVYTYGNANHAGAKHAVTSVTSPSTGTIDYSYDESGNMETRATDTMTYNGQGKLKQIVTGGGDTFEYLYDSTGNRIRKKAKNSGVITYNFDGLYEITKTGSEGVPHTLYFKGLYGDVFAQMTRNDAVLRGDDVSSSKSSDFFDVASSSGLLSFAKGDDFPPGSNGVAATLNKAVIVDSTGSSTKALEMTTSAKSFFCDEVAGSCSTYYLNAVKFYWVKGVVRGYTVVSRVEFRVGLWIMLIVMVYLLSQILYKLSLPSRTGINDDLSKNPLFPLRLCASVASISILFTFTQCGVIGGDKSKNAPWMLLASGVNSNTASVGDGGYTPYGVSGANGSVGGNSSLVPVTGMYFLHPDHLGSITMITDGNGNIVTDNTGKSHISYKPYGEILRTDSGGPDISKFKFTGQEEDKESGLMYYKARYYDPVIGRFLQADSMAFPERIMGMNRYMYVEGNPVKFGDRSGNKISTQQAYAIMGYLTAPQGSKEAGAIAGWMHGHKVNRREQRAENNARVQKGINAYAAYLMTDAKTMKDGLSIMVAGGGYRSLSEPYLEKGLDSDLKMAAIGYMLNGAEGAVDGYMLGAQIDRKKKYRRAGRAYGNIVGFLGAVGVIFTVGSGLLAMNPHPQNSKDPDPYGVERETFAGDSATLLQLGLLPIGVAADNNADKFDSKHINSAIVSCAASAVSNDPVSQAACIFFANVK
- a CDS encoding VCBS repeat-containing protein encodes the protein MRKIMRELGEWALNMRNWKMSFGKKYNVLLISSLGLFGSCLFFLNLAPATFFGGVENNLQQMPSVSVDLVGKTNLSYPIEIPEGTKGMDPNLSLHYNSAGGYGNMGVGWNLSGVEWITRDATYGIDYTANDQFTSTLGGSLVKGANADKNYYSRKETFMKFVPSGDQAHTVATWYAYDKSGTKYTFTPNKSIHGVTAVWALTKVEDIYGNGYTVSYSGNTITFEYADRKVKIKWKPISNPITKYGYNSALPDNSIVGRIEITAGNNLTRNYSFTYSQDASGQEILSKIDKSETVNGGNIEYTSISYSYSTTTNPTFSAKGEFSNPDSYARVQVPLNDKNQCVKGEIDCLQYSLTTCSTELANNQTTAAAALATCATFPPGCEAATSAASYALGLYTQCTIKREELNQLCNQYKNTWFIPCMGGMSTPMAMQTPIDVNGDGKQEIAVLSGATEQGTIHVEKMELQNGSIAKSSVSGYFPGFHYKAFQSSGFGDVNGDGRTDFAYSDGSVLRVAFSNGSGFSAPIAQANVSVPLGAVNFRLDSPDMKWRGSLVDMNGDGRADYVKVKDGANLGIYLSQGNSFGNEINVNVGNVFRDLGEGEQPGQFLDIDGDGVPEYVFIEVTQIKASYFNSSLNGIEVTESYPITGGTENARNRWLADIYRDGKVDFITLNTNLEYVAHLFDGKYFIKQEPFYVSHTTYSTKENPMNKFFVDVNVDGYTDIIRHCSDGKIRISFGKGLSFIDGPSLPDSGIAKHLWSIADLDGDGYLDIISLKETQGSSISGVSPALQNYGNASQSLDHLVGSMGGNSSITNGIINAVFDRFVPPKVSHWLEMLQLLETATMSYESKMEVFTQNPRTKENQITLIDGGFGREVKIEYTQGRGYVTETSVPANVQYPVIVHGQVGEVVKSIETKMANLLENRDTYSYSNPRIWLGKSEDVAMLGFKFKTVTSSLTGVSQQEEYNHSSNLFAGTVVSSITENGAGETKQTSSAAYKVLSPHGRPYAVLESSSETVYKDDAKLLTTTQDLRQKDPNNPNDPDNSYDKYGNLQKKITHSADSTITETSSFEHDTTNWILNRPTRVTKDIDGMEVENTTYSYSGKTGITVTNMAGTVGAATSIITLDEHGNQKSVTNPVDDRETIYDYDTVVHNYITQVTNKPADFIVTKTYDTSLGLELTTTDANGGVLRKEYDKKGRVIKIIPPGSESYVERYEYTDYEYKPSSPTLLPRGEGSYFYSVAKSVVNADGTEAVASEYFDLLGRSIRKESPGVQGKFIVETTEYDAKGQVTRKSNPFLQGIETEMHYTAYTYHQYDGYVTKVVNPDKSYSVPTYTGFNEKMETYGESGTLISTMELIKNVKGQVLTRTVDGKSLKYQYDRAGRTTKIFDPENGETTTMYDDAGRKISVSDPNSGTTVYTYDAFGNIKTQKTANNVTTTFTYDKLNRPTLVSHTSDDKVDPAVTGATPDGSTILTYDEGGKDKFANGRLTKVVDAGGTLELGYDIRGNRVYQKRDIDDLKVIFRRTFDIQNRLESTTYPDGTKVYQKYAPTGHFSGITMDTFNGTSFGHTVGSYAGPVVETTSDDKKIFKIIRETGNRVKQEILYDPIKRRPTGLFTKLDGVHVVNQIAYSYDERNNMIKIQDQLDNSRTQEFKYDAQNRLTEAKGKYGVETYTYGDNGNLMKKSLSLVDISTGSMSGLTQPFVYTYGNANNKHAVTSVTSPSTGTIDYSYDESGNMETRATDTMTYNGQGKLKQIVTGGGDTFEYLYDSTGNRIRKKAKNSETTTYNFDGLYEITRTPVSETHTLYFKGLYGDVFAQMTRSDAVLPGDDFSHRGTETQRLGGFISGLSFCADVSGFRSTHSASSGESSSGQACSQYYLNAVKFYWVKGIVKGYTVVSRVEVRVGLWIMLIVMVYLLSQILSKLSLPSRTGINDDISKNPLFPLRLCASVATISILFTFTQCGVIGGDKSKNAPWMLLASGVNSNTASVGDGGYTPYGGSGSSGSSSGNSSLVPVTGMYFLHPDHLGSITMITDGSGNVVTGKDSEGKSHISYKPYGEILRTDSGGPDISKFKFTGQEEDKESGLMYYKARYYDPVIGRFLQADSVIMPESTFGMNRYMYVEGSPVNYRDPSGHASFPGLPKEITKYFSMPQIKINFNDINSVLKGEFGTNGIIRRSDRDAAIRNISQGVKWAAKSMKGGAEWGSKGFHNAANTYSQLVYGKHHHLNGVNKLGKWTDDHIIDGIQQMNLGQAMVGLFTFMFSFTVSLVLANVVISTAIAVGTTYGSFYALAGAYGVGSLIKFGIGVEIAKAGRRFGRFALGEDGGSYGESGAESGDLIGGFIK
- a CDS encoding RHS repeat-associated core domain-containing protein translates to MANRMNNLNVHQSPALRMEAWSINCLVQMALTNSKNRNLLTEADSLTAEQYYVLLYYRIILLILYACRNAQTKTYDESGNMETRATDTMTYNGQGKLKQIVTGGGDTFEYLYDSTGNRIRKKAKNSGVITYNFDGLYEITKTGSEGVPHTLYFKGLYGDVFAQMTRGDAVLRREDDFSSSKSSDFFDVASSSGLLSFAKGDDFPPGSFVKDFFCSEVAGSCSEYYLNTIKFYWVKGIVKGYTVVSRVEFRVGLWIMLIVMVYLLSKILSKLSLPSRTGINDDILESSLWLRASVAKTVTPLLTISILFTFTQCGVIGGDKSKNAPWMLLASGVNSNTASVGDGGYTPYGGSGSSGSGGGNSSLVPVTGMYFLHPDHLGSITMITDGNGNVVTGKDSEGKSHISYKPYGEILRTDSGGPDISKFKFTGQEEDKESGLMYYKARYYDPMIGRFLQADSVIMPESTFGMNRYMYVDGNPMKYRDPDGHRTGNNLIANLTGGFTIAAKIGNYKNYTSENARGGIQWAKSGIKGVQDQWNRRLGREYHKPTHILANNKDTLAGLFLMNTALGEYAFMLGATAQFAAQNDMGVSFSDLMEILQYSVFLSVFGVGLAGLFTLSMSAEAKDAHEYTSVTGRKVSHGEHTENIISGFFSGIGKAYDYGTDVREKSEGRRKDWLRLEAIILAIAFSNQGSDPLANMAFAWGYYKHGLRKYDL